In the Elizabethkingia bruuniana genome, TAAGAGGCTTACCTCTCATTTTTAAGAAATCACCTGCAGTTTTTGCTTTAGGAACTACTATCCATAAGATAATATAAATAAGAGCTCCGAAACCTTTTGCGAAAAGTAATAGTACAAAAGCCAAACGAATCCATACAATGTCTACTCCAAGGTAGCCGGCTAATCCTCCGGATACACCTCCGATCATTTTTGTTTCAGGATCACGGAATAGCTGTTTGTCTCTGCTGAAGCCACTTCCGCTGGCTCTGGAGCTTCCGCTCTTTTCTTTGGAAGTATACTCCTGCTCTTGCTCGTCGATCTGCTCTGGCGTACCGATAAGGGCAATTATTGCCTCTACGTCTTCATCGTTAACCACTTCGCGTTTACCAAGTCTGCTTTTGAAGATCTCTACAATACGCATTTCTATATCCTGCATTACCTCATTAGCTTCTTCCGGTTCCATAGAACGACGAAGGGCAGCAAGGTAATCATTAAGCTTTATATAGGCATGTTCCTCAATTGTGAAAGAGAAACCTGCAAGTCCTATTGATAGTGTTTTATTCATTGTCTTGGCTTTTTGTTATTTGGTTAACAGAATCTGTTAGTTCCGTCCAGGTGTTTTGTAATTCGTTCAGGAATAATTTTCCTTTCTCAGTTATTTCATAATATTTTCGTGGGGGGCCGCTTGTAGACTCTTCCCAACGGTAGGAGAGAAATTCTCCGTTTTTCAGGCGGGTTAGCAACGGGTAAAGTGTGCCTTCCACAACATCTAGTTTTCCTTTTTTCAGCTCATCAATAAGATCTGATACATACATTTCTTTTTTATTGATAAGACTTAAAATACAGAACTCTAAGATGCCTTTTCGCATTTGCGCTTTGGTATTCTCTGTATTCATCTGTGTAATGGTTTGATTTTAAATTAATTTTCAGAATAAACTCTCAGCTGATTTTAAGCTTATTCCGATTTTACATTACAAAGATATATAAACTAAATGGTATTATGCAATACAAAGTAGTAAAATAATTTCAATACTAAGTGTAAGTTCCTGTAAATCAGATATAAAAATTTTAACTGTATTTTTGGGGTTATTTTAGATAAAGCAATTTTTAATGAAAAGTGATGCTAAATAATGAAGCTTGGTTAAAAATAAATGTGAAATTTGATTGACTTTACTATATGAAATTGTAGTAATAATACGTTTAAGTTTAAAATAATATTAAATTTGATAAAAAAAATTATGAAAAAAATGTTTTATTTGGCTTCTTTGCTAATAGGAGGGGCAGCTTTTGCACAAATCACAACAAACGAAATTAACGGAATAAAGGTGAATATGCCTTTAACAGAACTAAATGCTAAATTCAAGCAGGATATTAAACCAAAAGTAGTAGAAAACTTTACAGATGAACCAGAAAACTTTACCCCGGTAACTATTAATGGAACAAAGTACAATCTCATCTTTGTGAAGGACTTCTACAGTCCGGAGAAGATTTTAGTTTATTCTGTTGCAACAACTGATCCTAAGAGTAAAGGTAAAAATCCGATTGGAATCGGGAGTACACTGGCAGAACTAAAGAAAGCCTATGCTAAAGAATCAACAGATACTACTGGCAATACTTTTACAGTATACCAGAAAGACAAAGGTGAAAGAATCCTTATTTTCAAACTGAAAAACAATAAAGTTACCCGAATCTTTGCTTCTGTATTTGCAGCGGGTTAACACTACAAATATTCCTGTAATTTAACAGGTAATCATCTAAAGGTACTAAATAAGTTTAGTACCTTTGATAGATGAAATTAGAGAAAGAAATCCAGTTTATACTGGCTGTAGATGCACTGAAAAATGTGCAGCGCAGAAACTACAATGCAGATGATTCCCGCAGAGAAAATACAGCAGAACACAGCTGGCAAATCGTAATACTGGCACAGATCCTTTATCCATATGCTAAAAATAAAGAGCAGGTTGATTTACTTAGAGTCATCCGTATGCTTTCTATTCACGATCTTGTAGAGATAAATGCCGGAGATACTTTTCTTTTTGATGAAGAAATGATGAAAGGTAAGTTTGAACGTGAGAAAATTGCGGCAAAACAGATTTTCGGAATTTTAGATGAACCTTTGCAATCTGAGTTTTACGATCTGTGGATAGAATTTGAAGGCGAAGAAACTCCTGATGCCATATTTGCTTGTGCTATAGACAGAATTATGCCTTTTATTCTTAATTCTAATACCAGCGGGAAAAGTTGGACAGAAGCCGGAATTACAGAAATTCAGGTGCGCAATATGCTGGAAAATGTAATTAAGCGTGCTTCAGATGAAATGGGAGAAGCTTTCGACATCCTGTTACAGAAAAGTATTGATGAGGGAATGTTGGTAAGCTAATCTTTAATTTAGCGGACATGCAGGACTTTATAGAACAGATTAATCTTTACTACCCTTTGTCAGCAGAAGCAACTGATGCTCTTTTGGAAATATGTAAAGAGGATTATTTTAAAAAGAATGAATTGCTGCAAAAGTCTGGTGAAACAGCCAGATATTATTATTTTATAAAATCCGGTCTGGTAGGTTATTATATGATAGATGAAGACGGAGAGCAGGTTTACAAGTTGTTTTTTGCAGAAAAAAGCTTTCCTGCAGCCACAGTTTCTATTATTAAAAATGAGCCCGGAGATTTTAGTATTGTAGCACTTGAAGATTGTACCGTTATAAAATATCCGGCGAAAGAATACCGGGATTTGCTTACTAGACATCATGATCTGGCAATGTTTCATATCCGCTATCTGGAGAAAAATTGGGTTGTAAATAAAGAACCGCTGGAGATTTCCTTAAAGCATGAAACAGCAAAGCAGCGTTATTTGAAACTATTGAAAGAACCAGATTTGTACAACAGGCTGAAACAGCATCATATTGCATCTTATTTGGGAGTGACACCAACCCAGCTAAGTCGCATAAGAAAAGAAATAAAAGATTAAAAGCATTTACATATGTAGATGCTTTTCGCTTTTTTACATCTCAATTTTGTCTCATCAATTAATAATAAAAATTATGAAGACATTATTTAATCTCACCCTTTTATTGGTATTCTCACATCCACTTTTTGCACAAAAAGTTATTCGTGAAAAGATCTTTAGTGCAAAGATGAAGAAAGAGATCAGTACGATTATTGTAACTCCGGATATTAAACCTCACCAACAATACAAAACGGTGTATATTCTGCATGGTTATAGCGGGAATCCGGAAAGAACTTTGACGCAGGATATTCCGGATTTACAGGCTAAGGCAAAAGCCTTTAATACCATCTATATTTTGCCTGATGGTAATTACAATAGCTGGTATGTGGATAGTCCGGTGGATCAGAAATCACAATACAAAACTTTTATAGGTTCAGAATTGGTACAGTATATCGATGGACACTATCCTACAAAAGCTGAAAAAACATCCAGAGGAATTCTAGGATGGAGTATGGGTGGCTTTGGATCTCTGTATATCGGAACTTCTTTTCCGGAAACATTCGGGATTGTAGGCAGTTCTTGTGGAGCTTTGGATTTCCGGACGTTCAATGAAGGTTACAACAATTATCAGGTGGATAAAGTTTTGGGTCCGCTATCTTCTTTAGGTTCAGAATATATTTTGTCGGATAATACTGATAAAATGCTGAACACAGGACAATATTATATTCTGGACTGTGGAATAAATGATTTTTTTATCAGTAAAAATCAAAGTTTTCATCAAGAATTGCTCGGCAAAAAAATTGAACATCTTTACATAGAATCCTTAGGAGAGCACAACACTGAATACTGGAGTCGTGCTTTATCTAACCAATTATCATTGTTTGAAAACTATTTTAGTCATCAGTAAAAAACAAAGACTGTCAGGATTACACATCAATGATTCTGACAGTTTTTTAGTTAGCCTGTTGATTGACTTTTATTTTATACCAGAAATCGATAATCCATGCAAAGAGAGAGTAGAAAATTAAGATACATGGAAAAATAACGAATACAGCAAGGAGAACATAACCTTGCTTCATGCCTTGTTCGTCGACTACCCATTGGATAAAGTCGAAAGAGAATATGAAAACAAGGGATGTAAGGATAGCAATAATTAAAGAACCTAAAAGCACAGTATAATTAAACTTTTTGGGTTGTTTTCTTCTGCGGTTGAGTATCCATTTAATATGAAAATAGACCATAATCAGGAACCCAATTGTCATAATACCAATAGGCTGTAGAAAAAGTAAGATCTTGCCAAACACAGAAACCTTCTTCGAAAATGTAATTTCCAGCTGCTCCTGTGTTATATCATTAATCTGTATTTTGTAATTTCCGTTTTGTCCTTCCTGGAGCTTGCTAATATTGGTGTCATTTACTTCCAGGCCAGAAGGAATGTGTAAATTAATTTCTATTGGCCCAAAGGATTTCCAGTAATTGGAAGGGTATAGGGCATAGGAGATTTTGAATTCTCTTAATAGCCCATATATATTGTATTCCGGAATGCCTTCGTATTCTACAACAATATTGTTTTCCCCTTTTTGAAGGTCGGTCTCAAAATAGATAAGTTCATTCAGATTAACATGTTTTGGAGAATTCTTCTCAAAACTAATATCATATGAATCTTCACTATTCTGATTTTTGTGAATAAATGAAAACTGAGAAATGTTCTGGTTAGTGATTTTCGGAGTATTTATCTTTTTACTGTTGACAGATACCGTGCTTTCGGAAGCCATGTTTTGCGCAATAAAGAGTAAAGGAAGTTTGGCTTCTTTTTCGGAATATATCTGGTAAGATACCTTGTACTTTACTCTGTAAAATTCAAAATAGTCATCAGATTTATCTGAAGAGACTACAGTTAAATCCATTTTTTCACTCAGTACTTTACAATCTTTACTTCCGAATATAGGCGAGCTTGTAGTTCCGTCGGAATAAGGTTTTGCCATATTTCCGTAAATACGGACACAGGTGATCAGTATGAAAAGTAACAGAAAGTATTTTGTAAGTATTGTGGAATGGTGTTTCATAAATTATTTTCAAGGCTGAAAATTAGGCAGAATTTTTATATTTTTTGAAAAGTTACTGAACAAAGAAAAATTAACAAATAAAAAAGCCCGTAAAAGGGCTTTCTGTTTTTTAATATTACTGTTATTACTTCTACTGTGGGCAGATTACCGCAGGGCATTTGTATCCCGGGCAAAGAGGCTTAGGTATTTCCGGGCAGCATTCATAGGTACACCAGTTACCAGCACTACCGTTAATACTTTTCATTTGTTCTCTGGACAATGCTTTTTGGTTTTTAAGCTTTAAAGCGTTTGCTTTTAATGTTTTCATTTTTCAGTGATTTTGGTTAAAAAAAATATTATAAAAGTTTAGTACATGATTGTACAATAGCAAGTTAAATATTTTTTTTCAAATGAGAATACAACTCAAATATGCCCGATTATAGTGTTGTGTCCGGCTTTTTAGGTCCATATATTGCCTCCGGATTATTACGCAGGAAATAAGCAAATATGCAATGGAATAATAACAATATAGCAAAAAGAAGGGAGCATATATAAAATGCGCCTCCAAAACCTAGCGTAATAGATAAATCGCTTCCAAAGCCAACTTTATAATCTCCCAATCCATTCATTTGAGATTGGAATGTCCAATAAAAGACGGATAAACATAGTAATGCTATTGCGGAAAGCACAATATGATAAATATATTTTTGCCTTATACTTCGAATAGCATGCAGAATGATCCCTAATATTGCAGACACTAATGGAATAATAATAAATGGGTTTGGCGGAATATTGCCTTTGGAATTATCCGATTTATCCATTGGGGTGTATCCATTTTCATCAGAAGAGTTATTATTTCCGAAAGAACCGAAAGGAGAATCTTTCTTCAGTGTTTCTTTCATTTGATTGTTCATTTTTTCTTTAGAAATACCTGTTACCAAATCGGTCCCTTTAACAGATATTAGTGTTGTGCTGCCACACTTTACAAGAAAAAACGGAAAGAAGAAACATATAATAATTACACTATAGCTGGGAATCGGTAATAAATCTGAAATGACTTTTAATGGTTTCATAATTGGTATTTTGGTAAAAATAGGGATTTAGATCAAATAATAAAAAATCCCTTAACAGAGCTGCTAAGGGGTTGATATAAGTTATATGTGATTTCGGAAATCCGAATTAGATTCTCTCTAACTCGTCTGCATTTATGGTTGTCTTAAATGTTCCGTAATTTACAATCACTTTATTTTTAGAGATTTTTTCGATCGTACCAACACTTGTACTTCCGGAGATCCGTACACGCTGACCTTCTTTTAGCCACAGAGCACGTTCTTTTTGTTTTTTCTCTTCCAGCTTTTCATTGGTTTCAGCGATCTTTTCCTTCACATCATCCTTTTTCAGCTGTTGGGTAATTTTCCGCTTTACTACTTTTAATCTGTCATTAGTAGTTTTGTCAGTTTCCTTACGGCGGTATTTTTCCTGTTCCAGAATTTTTACAAAATCCTTTACAATGTCTTTTCGGGACTTCCCGTTTACATAGCCGTCGATGAAAGATTCTACACGATTTCCAAACTGTAGCTTACGGTGCTCCTCTTCATATAGCTTCTGAAAGTTGAAGAGCTTTTGCTGCAGCTGTTCATTTAGTTTTTGCAGATTATCGCGTTTGTCTTCTACAGATTCTTTTCTTTCGGTAAGATCAGATTTCAGTTTTTCAACCTCATATTTCTCTTGCTGCAGCTTTACAATCGTTTTATCAAGATTTACAATATCATGTTCTACCTTTTTCTGGGCATTTTTAATAATAAATCTTGGTATTTTATTTTTCTCGGCAACTTCGAATGTAAATGAACTTCCGGCCTGGCCAATTTCTAGTTTGTACATAGGCTCCAGAGTCTCTTCATCAAAGAGCATAGCCGCATTGATAGCATTTGGAAGTTGTTCCACAACCAGCTTGATGTTGGTGTAGTGGGTCGTAATAATGGCAAAGCTATTCTTGTCATAGAAGAATTCCAGAAAAGCTTCTGCCAAAGCACCACCAAGTTCAGGATCGGATCCTGTTCCAAATTCATCAATTAACAATAATGTATTATCATCTGCCTCACGGATAATACCTGCCATTTTCTTCAAACGCGAAGAATAGGTAGACAAGTGATTTTCGATAGACTGATTATCTCCAATATCCGTACGTATTTTGTCGAAGAAGAACATCTCCGATTTAGGATGTACGGGTACCAGAATTCCACTCTGAATCATTAATTGTAGTAATCCTACAGTTTTCAATGTAATAGACTTTCCTCCTGCATTGGGTCCGGAGATACAGATAATTCTGTTTCTCTCGGAAAGCTCCAGCGTTTGCGAGTAGATAGGCTTTTGCTCTTCCTGATTTCTCATCCATAGCAACGGATGGTAAGCATTGATAAGTTTTAGCCTCTTCTTCTCATTGATTTCAGGAAGTATGCCATTCACTTTATGTGCGAATCTGGCTTTAGCCTGTGTAAGATCAGTATCAAAAATATAAGCCTGATATTCCTCCAGCAAAGGTTGGAATATAGCGATCTCTGCAGTAAGCTGGCGCAGAATTCTGTCTATTTCTTTTTTCTCTTCTTCTTCATTCTCACGAAGGCGGAACTGATGTTTTACAACACTTTCCGGCTGTATATAGGTAATAGAACCTGTTTTGGATACCCCAAGTGTTCTGCCTGGTATTCTTTTCTTAAATCCTGACTTTACAGCTAATACTCTTTGATCGTCTATAATAGTTTCACGAATATCATCCAAAAGGTCCGATTGTCCGTACATTGTTAATGCCCGGTTGAAATTTTCCTGAATGGCTTTTCTTGCATGACTGATTTCCTTACGTATAATTTCCAGATCCGGAGAAGCATCAGACTTTACTTCACCATAGCGGTTAAATACATTATTAATCTTCTCAATAATTTCTTTAGTCAGTTCAATTTCCTGAGACTCACTAAAAAGTACAGGGTAATATTCATTGAACTTTTTAAAGTAAACCACCAGTTTTCCTACCATCATTGAGATATTCTTTATCTTCATGAAAGATGCTGCATCCAGGCGATAGTTTTCTATAGCCATTACCTTTAGCTCGGCTTCTATATCCTCATATTCATTGAAAGGGATAGCATTGTCATTCT is a window encoding:
- a CDS encoding PadR family transcriptional regulator, yielding MNTENTKAQMRKGILEFCILSLINKKEMYVSDLIDELKKGKLDVVEGTLYPLLTRLKNGEFLSYRWEESTSGPPRKYYEITEKGKLFLNELQNTWTELTDSVNQITKSQDNE
- a CDS encoding HD domain-containing protein, with amino-acid sequence MKLEKEIQFILAVDALKNVQRRNYNADDSRRENTAEHSWQIVILAQILYPYAKNKEQVDLLRVIRMLSIHDLVEINAGDTFLFDEEMMKGKFEREKIAAKQIFGILDEPLQSEFYDLWIEFEGEETPDAIFACAIDRIMPFILNSNTSGKSWTEAGITEIQVRNMLENVIKRASDEMGEAFDILLQKSIDEGMLVS
- a CDS encoding alpha/beta hydrolase codes for the protein MKTLFNLTLLLVFSHPLFAQKVIREKIFSAKMKKEISTIIVTPDIKPHQQYKTVYILHGYSGNPERTLTQDIPDLQAKAKAFNTIYILPDGNYNSWYVDSPVDQKSQYKTFIGSELVQYIDGHYPTKAEKTSRGILGWSMGGFGSLYIGTSFPETFGIVGSSCGALDFRTFNEGYNNYQVDKVLGPLSSLGSEYILSDNTDKMLNTGQYYILDCGINDFFISKNQSFHQELLGKKIEHLYIESLGEHNTEYWSRALSNQLSLFENYFSHQ
- a CDS encoding endonuclease MutS2; translated protein: MQVTKDNLSELEFPQLLEQIVPFAFSPKIAEQITHILPMPLDEARISLTKVSEYASSYENDNAIPFNEYEDIEAELKVMAIENYRLDAASFMKIKNISMMVGKLVVYFKKFNEYYPVLFSESQEIELTKEIIEKINNVFNRYGEVKSDASPDLEIIRKEISHARKAIQENFNRALTMYGQSDLLDDIRETIIDDQRVLAVKSGFKKRIPGRTLGVSKTGSITYIQPESVVKHQFRLRENEEEEKKEIDRILRQLTAEIAIFQPLLEEYQAYIFDTDLTQAKARFAHKVNGILPEINEKKRLKLINAYHPLLWMRNQEEQKPIYSQTLELSERNRIICISGPNAGGKSITLKTVGLLQLMIQSGILVPVHPKSEMFFFDKIRTDIGDNQSIENHLSTYSSRLKKMAGIIREADDNTLLLIDEFGTGSDPELGGALAEAFLEFFYDKNSFAIITTHYTNIKLVVEQLPNAINAAMLFDEETLEPMYKLEIGQAGSSFTFEVAEKNKIPRFIIKNAQKKVEHDIVNLDKTIVKLQQEKYEVEKLKSDLTERKESVEDKRDNLQKLNEQLQQKLFNFQKLYEEEHRKLQFGNRVESFIDGYVNGKSRKDIVKDFVKILEQEKYRRKETDKTTNDRLKVVKRKITQQLKKDDVKEKIAETNEKLEEKKQKERALWLKEGQRVRISGSTSVGTIEKISKNKVIVNYGTFKTTINADELERI
- a CDS encoding bacteriocin-like protein — its product is MKTLKANALKLKNQKALSREQMKSINGSAGNWCTYECCPEIPKPLCPGYKCPAVICPQ
- a CDS encoding Crp/Fnr family transcriptional regulator; the protein is MQDFIEQINLYYPLSAEATDALLEICKEDYFKKNELLQKSGETARYYYFIKSGLVGYYMIDEDGEQVYKLFFAEKSFPAATVSIIKNEPGDFSIVALEDCTVIKYPAKEYRDLLTRHHDLAMFHIRYLEKNWVVNKEPLEISLKHETAKQRYLKLLKEPDLYNRLKQHHIASYLGVTPTQLSRIRKEIKD